From a single Paenibacillus sp. FSL W8-0426 genomic region:
- a CDS encoding exosporium protein C, translating to MVRILDKAAVQPLSRFNPAKSFTIRRSPQKSGIATIPIRIPANSQPNRVDLVASIGVRGVKGIAQVRFRVFRGNKEIFNTQQGIESTGSEQNYIVTFQAEDRNVPAGTHAYTVTAENRTPNTRVDVVGPISFSGLAVKTRN from the coding sequence GTGGTACGTATCCTTGATAAAGCGGCAGTTCAGCCGCTTAGTCGCTTTAACCCGGCCAAATCGTTTACGATTCGACGTTCCCCGCAAAAATCCGGCATAGCAACGATCCCAATACGGATTCCGGCGAATTCCCAGCCGAACCGGGTAGATTTGGTAGCCTCCATTGGGGTGAGAGGTGTCAAAGGCATTGCTCAAGTTCGCTTTAGAGTCTTCCGCGGCAACAAAGAAATTTTCAACACACAGCAAGGGATCGAATCTACGGGTTCAGAGCAAAATTATATCGTTACTTTCCAGGCTGAGGATCGAAATGTCCCAGCAGGTACGCATGCGTACACAGTCACAGCCGAAAACCGTACTCCAAATACAAGAGTAGATGTCGTAGGACCCATATCATTTAGCGGGTTAGCGGTTAAAACCAGAAACTAA
- a CDS encoding helix-turn-helix transcriptional regulator, which translates to MTYSLDRYEELSHFLRMRRERITPEQIGLPETRRRRTPGLRRSEVAMLADVGLDWYTYLEQGRHINVSAEVLDRIAEVLRLNESERRHLFYLARKQLPLNETWKTSKATPELQRFLDSQNVSPANVMDERMNIIAWNEAYCALNGNLAAMSERERNFVWMTFTSPRFRYIKGDQWELHARRIAAKFHAGYARHVDDPWWSEQFEALCEASSEFREFWESYEVLDAIDAPKALQCPNLGTLNFDMVSFQYLNDSNLTVSIHVPHRDGTVEKMQRLLFDYRSQHSVELELSQRV; encoded by the coding sequence ATGACGTACAGCTTGGACCGTTATGAGGAGTTGTCTCACTTTTTACGCATGCGCCGGGAACGGATTACTCCGGAGCAGATTGGATTACCGGAGACCAGACGCAGACGGACACCCGGACTTCGCCGCAGCGAAGTGGCGATGTTGGCAGATGTGGGCTTGGATTGGTATACCTATTTGGAACAAGGGCGTCATATCAATGTGTCGGCTGAGGTTCTTGATCGAATAGCCGAAGTGCTGCGGTTGAATGAATCGGAACGCAGGCATCTGTTTTACCTTGCCCGCAAGCAGCTGCCTTTGAACGAAACATGGAAAACCTCTAAGGCAACACCGGAACTTCAACGTTTTTTGGATAGCCAAAACGTATCTCCGGCGAATGTCATGGATGAGCGCATGAACATTATTGCATGGAATGAAGCCTATTGCGCGCTGAACGGGAACCTTGCGGCGATGTCTGAACGGGAACGGAATTTTGTCTGGATGACGTTTACTTCTCCCCGTTTTCGCTACATCAAGGGGGACCAATGGGAGCTGCATGCCCGGAGGATCGCCGCCAAGTTCCATGCCGGGTACGCCAGGCACGTAGATGACCCTTGGTGGTCAGAGCAGTTCGAGGCGCTGTGCGAAGCCAGCAGCGAGTTTCGGGAATTCTGGGAATCCTATGAGGTTCTGGATGCCATCGATGCCCCAAAGGCACTCCAATGTCCGAATCTCGGGACATTGAATTTTGACATGGTTTCGTTTCAGTATTTAAACGATTCCAATTTGACTGTTTCCATTCATGTTCCCCATCGAGACGGCACCGTTGAAAAGATGCAGCGGCTGTTATTCGATTATCGGAGCCAGCATTCAGTGGAGCTTGAACTCTCCCAAAGAGTTTAG
- a CDS encoding Dabb family protein: MFEHIVLLKFKPHVSNSEKEEAVNRAHDFKGSIPGIIDLSAGINVTEETEHVQGYTLGIRVTFENQQACRDYIQHPLHQRLLQSIGPLVEGIVVMDYPVA; the protein is encoded by the coding sequence ATGTTTGAGCATATCGTGCTTTTGAAATTTAAGCCCCATGTCTCCAACAGCGAGAAAGAAGAAGCGGTAAACCGCGCTCACGACTTCAAAGGAAGCATTCCGGGGATCATCGATCTTAGCGCGGGGATTAATGTTACGGAGGAAACAGAGCACGTTCAGGGCTATACGCTGGGAATCAGAGTTACCTTTGAGAATCAGCAGGCTTGCCGGGATTATATTCAGCACCCCCTGCATCAACGTTTATTGCAATCCATCGGACCGCTAGTTGAGGGCATCGTCGTTATGGATTATCCGGTTGCTTAG
- a CDS encoding AIPR family protein, producing the protein MGILEVNQIKRKLHEHYDGIINMGSIPSTREEEIEKNFLSKALAAYSINILYPQADKNEVVKYLVDGPDDNGIDLIYYNRDTNELCFVQSKFNGNGDSEPDLGEITKFIVGIKDLIALKYFKFNAKVNALKDEITEALNKSKVKFKIVLVYTAINLSQHSRREFDDLLAELNDFRAVADLEILNQKRVYSAIGSSNTSRNIDVEVQLKQWGRYEGEMEAFYGQISADQLCEWWENYGNSLYEYNLRRLLGNTDINNEMNDTLETEPELFWYYNNGITLVCEEVDKKRVFGNSRDMGVFECKGISIVNGAQTVGVIGKFGQSSLESKEKLGQVYLPFRIISMQRSDEEGEQYLDDKFAAEVTSKNNRQNRIENRDFVVLDEVQKKIERTLQFEGITYHLMRGEEDEVISRDSFSLREATRALSFAKDIEATILVSREIGLIYSDLNHARYKKLYNPSVTGYYVWNCVFFQRMVDDGIRVLINEVTDEKKAILVHGKELISKVVFDLIGSNNISKYEIGIENIQNIESLKANILDIVEEIIPIASELEKSPVNIFKSPNDIRSLYSLVIENLEKKNQNISQYTRGPVENEFDISLIGSLTRYQRVSLQKFYTKINEDDRPAKEFVQKWIQDIYDSSNHSFTYTSNIQFYYKDEEKAASDKFLFRIAYYTKLIVSFEFNVYGTNYRSVLFNNPQFEQWIKKNADSKSRIVVNGFEEIGKLIQMSHEFIK; encoded by the coding sequence TTGGGTATTCTCGAAGTTAACCAAATTAAGCGGAAGTTACATGAACACTACGATGGAATCATAAATATGGGTAGTATTCCCTCTACTAGAGAAGAGGAAATTGAGAAAAATTTTCTTTCAAAGGCTTTAGCTGCATATAGTATAAACATTCTCTATCCTCAAGCAGATAAGAATGAAGTGGTGAAATATTTAGTTGATGGTCCAGATGATAATGGAATTGACTTGATTTACTATAATAGGGATACCAACGAATTATGTTTTGTGCAGTCTAAATTTAATGGAAATGGGGACTCTGAGCCTGATTTAGGCGAAATTACAAAGTTTATAGTCGGTATTAAGGATTTGATAGCCTTAAAATATTTCAAATTTAATGCTAAGGTAAATGCTCTTAAAGACGAGATAACTGAAGCCTTAAATAAAAGTAAAGTTAAATTTAAAATCGTTCTAGTATATACTGCAATTAATTTGTCTCAGCACTCAAGACGTGAGTTTGACGATCTGCTTGCGGAGCTTAATGATTTTAGAGCAGTTGCTGATCTAGAAATTCTTAATCAAAAACGTGTTTATAGTGCTATAGGTAGTTCGAATACCTCACGGAATATTGACGTTGAAGTTCAATTGAAACAATGGGGACGCTATGAAGGCGAGATGGAAGCTTTTTATGGACAAATTTCAGCAGACCAACTTTGCGAATGGTGGGAAAATTATGGGAATTCCCTCTATGAGTATAACCTTCGAAGACTGTTGGGGAATACTGACATAAATAATGAGATGAATGACACTCTAGAAACAGAGCCAGAGTTGTTTTGGTACTACAATAATGGCATTACTTTAGTATGCGAGGAAGTCGACAAGAAGAGAGTTTTTGGTAATTCGAGAGACATGGGAGTATTTGAATGTAAAGGTATCAGTATAGTTAATGGAGCTCAAACAGTGGGGGTTATTGGTAAATTTGGTCAGTCATCGCTCGAGAGTAAAGAAAAGCTTGGTCAAGTCTACCTTCCCTTTAGGATTATATCAATGCAAAGATCGGACGAAGAAGGCGAACAATACTTAGATGATAAATTTGCTGCAGAGGTTACTAGTAAAAATAATAGACAAAATAGGATCGAAAATAGAGATTTTGTAGTTCTTGATGAGGTACAGAAAAAGATTGAGAGAACTCTTCAATTCGAAGGGATAACGTATCATTTAATGCGTGGTGAAGAGGATGAAGTAATCTCTAGAGATAGCTTTTCTCTTAGAGAAGCAACGAGGGCTCTATCATTTGCAAAGGATATTGAGGCTACAATATTAGTTAGTCGAGAAATTGGGCTAATATATTCTGACCTTAACCACGCACGGTATAAAAAGCTTTATAATCCTAGTGTTACAGGGTACTACGTGTGGAATTGTGTGTTTTTCCAAAGGATGGTAGATGATGGAATAAGAGTTCTCATAAATGAGGTTACTGATGAGAAGAAAGCGATATTAGTTCATGGTAAGGAATTAATTAGTAAGGTAGTATTTGATCTGATAGGTTCCAATAACATCAGTAAATATGAAATTGGTATAGAGAACATACAGAATATTGAATCTTTGAAGGCAAATATATTAGATATAGTTGAAGAGATTATACCAATTGCATCTGAACTAGAAAAGTCACCTGTTAATATATTTAAGAGTCCCAATGATATAAGATCATTATATTCTTTGGTAATTGAAAATTTGGAAAAGAAGAACCAGAATATTTCCCAATATACAAGAGGGCCAGTTGAGAATGAGTTTGATATATCTCTTATCGGTTCCTTAACACGATATCAACGAGTTTCATTACAGAAGTTTTATACAAAAATAAATGAAGACGACAGACCTGCTAAAGAATTTGTCCAAAAATGGATACAGGATATTTATGATTCTAGTAACCATAGTTTTACCTACACATCAAATATTCAATTTTATTATAAGGATGAAGAAAAAGCTGCATCAGATAAGTTTTTGTTTAGGATTGCTTATTACACGAAGCTAATTGTATCTTTTGAGTTTAATGTATATGGTACAAATTACAGGAGTGTTCTTTTTAACAATCCTCAATTTGAACAATGGATTAAAAAAAACGCTGATTCGAAAAGTCGAATTGTAGTTAATGGGTTTGAAGAAATTGGAAAACTTATTCAAATGTCTCATGAATTTATAAAATAA
- a CDS encoding helix-turn-helix transcriptional regulator: MNDLIFRIGVRIRQLRKQQNISQDILAERSGLHNNYIGQVERGEKNITIESLNKIATGLNVSFEELFYCIDPIHQPDEIRQLVEILYSRPKEDHAMVLTLVKNILDWEKNKYKL, from the coding sequence ATGAACGATTTAATTTTTCGAATAGGTGTAAGAATCAGACAGTTACGTAAACAACAGAATATAAGCCAAGATATTTTGGCAGAACGATCTGGTCTACATAACAATTATATTGGTCAAGTAGAACGTGGGGAGAAAAATATAACAATTGAAAGTCTCAATAAAATTGCTACTGGTCTTAATGTTTCTTTTGAAGAACTGTTTTATTGTATAGACCCAATTCATCAGCCGGATGAAATAAGACAACTGGTTGAAATACTTTACTCTCGGCCTAAAGAGGATCACGCTATGGTCTTAACATTAGTAAAAAATATACTTGATTGGGAAAAAAATAAATATAAATTATAG